A single genomic interval of Lepidochelys kempii isolate rLepKem1 chromosome 13, rLepKem1.hap2, whole genome shotgun sequence harbors:
- the LOC140897196 gene encoding olfactory receptor 6C74-like: MAGLEKGNHTLITEFLLVGFETLPELQITLFVVFFIIYLATVAGNLLLVLTVWMDHHLHTPMYFFLSNLSFLETGYVSTIIPRLLASLATGDKTISLLGCFLQLFVFSSLGATECFLLTGMSYDRYLAICDPLHYTSNMSPRFSFLLAFASWALGFVAPSFTVIMASLLPFCGPSQINHFFCDLTALLKLPCTNTSLIETTALISAFTISMVPFVLTITSYVYVILTILRIPSTMGRKKAFSTCSAHLIVVSMFYGALIIMYVAPSGNQSLDFNKVFSLLYTVVTPMFNPIVYSLRNQEVKDALRRAIGKMWPSTKM, encoded by the coding sequence ATGGCTGGACTAGAGAAGGGAAACCACACACTCATCACAGAGTTCCTGCTTGTAGGATTTGAAACTCTTCCTGAGCTGCAGATAACCCTCTTTGTGGTGTTCTTTATCATTTACCTAGCAACTGTTGCTGGGAACCTTCTCCTCGTTCTGACCGTATGGATGGATCACCACCTACACACCCCCATGTATTTCTTCCTCAGCAATTTATCCTTCCTGGAAACTGGCTATGTCTCCACTATCATCCCCAGGCTGCTGGCGAGTCTTGCGACAGGTGACAAGACCAtttctctcctgggctgtttccttcagttgtttgtttttagcTCTCTGGGTGCTACTGAGTGTTTCCTCCTGACTGGGATGTCCTATGACCGGTACTTGGCAATATGTGATCCACTGCATTATACAAGCAATATGAGCCCCAGGTTTTCCTTTCTGCTGGCCTTTGCTTCTTGGGCATTAGGCTTTGTGGCTCCTTCCTTCACAGTAATTATGGCATCTCTGTTGCCCTTCTGTGGCCCTAGTCAGATCAACCACTTTTTCTGTGATTTAACAGCTCTGTTGAAGCTTCCATGTACCAACACCAGCCTGATAGAGACAACAGCTCTAATCTCTGCCTTTACTATATCAATGGTCCCATTTGTCCTGACCATCACGTCCTATGTCTATGTCATCCTGACCATCCTGAGAATCCCATCGACCATGGGGAGGAaaaaggccttttccacctgTTCCGCTCACCTCATTGTGGTTTCAATGTTCTATGGGGCTCTGATCATCATGTATGTGGCACCGTCAGGAAACCAGTCTCTGGATTTCAATAAGGTGTTCTCCCTGCTTTACACGGTGGTGACTCCCATGTTCAATCCCATtgtctacagcctgaggaaccaGGAGGTAAAAGATGCCTTGAGGAGAGCTATTGGTAAAATGTGGCCTTCCACCAAAATGTAG
- the LOC140897197 gene encoding olfactory receptor 10A2-like — translation MYPAMSKTSTIISDRTRSTFCFFVVFLVIYLLTLIENFLIILTTLVDSALHCPVYFFLQNLSFMHIFNLVTVPKMLMNLVSKNKDIYCSGDMTHTNFFFFGITESFLLSAMAYNRYVARCDPLRYTTIMNKKFFKKLAVMSWFSGIPVGSLQTTWLFSFPFCRSNELNHFFCDAPTILEFVYADSYLFEMFALIASTILTFPPFLIILFSYVHIISTILKMPTATGRPKIFSTCSSHLIVVILFYGMASFTYLPPKSIYSTNTKKLLSLSYTVFTLMLNPIINSLRNNEVKGTLKRILNKRNVF, via the coding sequence ATCCACCTTCTGTTTTTTTGTGGTATTTCTGGTTATTTATCTGCTAACATTGATAGAAAACTTTCTCATCATCCTTACCACACTAGTGGACTCTGCCCTTCACTGCCCCGTGTATTTCTTCCTCCAGAACTTGTCCTTCATGCACATCTTCAATTTAGTCACTGTACCAAAGATGCTGATGAACCTCGTCTCTAAGAATAAAGACATCTACTGCTCTGGTGACATGACACATACAAATTTCTTCTTCTTTGGCATCACAGAGTCCTTCCTCCTGTCAGCCATGGCATATAACCGCTATGTGGCCAGGTGTGACCCACTGCGCTACACCACCATCATGAacaagaaattttttaaaaagctggcagTGATGTCTTGGTTTTCAGGGATTCCCGTGGGAAGTCTGCAAACAACATGGTTGTTTAGTTTCCCATTCTGCAGGTCCAATGAATTAAACCACTTCTTCTGTGATGCACCCACCATTCTAGAGTTCGTCTATGCAGACTCCTACCTTTTTGAGATGTTTGCATTAATTGCCTCCACTATACTTACTTTTCCACCCTTTCTGATTATCCTCTTTTCCTATGTCCATATCATCTCCACCATCCTAAAGATGCCAACAGCCACCGGCAGGCCCAAAATCttttccacctgctcctctcacctcattgTGGTGATTCTATTCTATGGCATGGCCAGTTTCACCTACCTCCCACCCAAATCCATTTACTCCACAAACACCAAAAAGCTGCTCTCTCTTTCCTACACAGTCTTCACACTCATGTTAAATCCCATTATCAATAGCCTGAGGAACAATGAGGTGAAAGGGACCCTCAAGAGAATTTTGAACAAAAGAAATGTGTTTTGA